The Cervus elaphus chromosome 12, mCerEla1.1, whole genome shotgun sequence genome includes a region encoding these proteins:
- the LOC122704518 gene encoding LOW QUALITY PROTEIN: transmembrane and coiled-coil domain-containing protein 5B-like (The sequence of the model RefSeq protein was modified relative to this genomic sequence to represent the inferred CDS: substituted 2 bases at 2 genomic stop codons), producing MEEAGQDPLNDVQEVMEIPKLEVTKQNLDSLNSDLEKDLQRMDEANQVLLKKIQEKEETIQSLERDIMLSVRQAREREELNHLISEKEEALRNLELETAKLEKNKEILSRSVVEVQKEISKKFKNVGLDKEALKQMLAELKVKLQKSTESCASQEEELVKIESDYQSVYQLCEDQAHYIKKYQEILRQMEKEKEMLLLEKEVXRWRSSIQSAKTRLGADCGSDHXLLIAKFRLKLKKVEKTTNGNPLQCKAQNNSSQVVKRGSTLVETIQSNMEKTIIKKQKRIFWYRHFRYFIFMVIIFFRLLGYVLFYLQYINPDLLVDALPVVMSRDTLKRLRDVLLPFLTLEVEEVLPH from the exons ATGGAAGAAGCTGGACAGGACCCATTGAATGATGT GCAGGAGGTGATGGAAATACCGAAACTAGAAGTCACAAAGCAGAACCTGGACTCTCTGAACTCAGACCTTGAAAAGGACTTGCAGAGAATGGATGAGGCAAATCAGGTTCTTCTCAAAAAAattcaagagaaagaagaaactatTCAAAG TCTGGAAAGAGATATCATGCTGTCGGTCAGACAGgccagagagagggaggagcTGAACCACCTCATATCTGAGAAGGAGGAAGCCCTAAGGAACCTGGAATTAGAGACGGCAAAGCTG gaaaaaaataaggaaattctaAGCAGGAGCGTGGTGGAGGTGCAGAAGGAG atttcaaagaaatttaagaatgTTGGCCTGGATAAAGAAGCCCTAAAGCAGATGTTGGCAGAATTGAAG GTGAAACTACAGAAGTCAACAGAATCCTGCGCCAGTCAAGAGGAGGAATTGGTTAAG atAGAGAGTGACTACCAATCTGTGTATCAGCTTTGTGAGGATCAGGCCCACTACATAAAG AAATACCAAGAAATTCTGAGacagatggaaaaggaaaaggagatgcTGCTTCTCGAAAAAGAAGT ctgaagatggagaagctctatacagtcagcaaaaacaagactgggagctgactgtggctcagatcattaactccttattgccaaattcagacttaaattgaagaaagtagagaaaaccacaaacggcaacccactcca ATGCAAAGCCCAGAACAACTCTTCCCAAGTAGTAAAACGGGGGTCAACTCTGGTGGAGACCATCCAAAGCAATATG GAGAAGACCAtcattaagaaacagaagagaatcTTTTGGTACCG GCATTTCAGGTATTTTATCTTCATGGTCATCATCTTCTTTAGGCTGCTGGGTTACGTGCTTTTCTACCTGCAGTACATAAACCCAGACCTCCTTGTGGATGCCCTGCCTGTGGTCATGAGCAGAGACACCT